A single region of the Leptolyngbya subtilissima AS-A7 genome encodes:
- the hppD gene encoding 4-hydroxyphenylpyruvate dioxygenase, whose protein sequence is MEFNHLSFYVDEVAPWRDWFVHAWGGVWVGPELSPSPGQPAQDKALVYVGQVPLLIVAVPSTVTQYLQHHPPGIGDIALRVADLEQTLRRVAAAGGKVIQPIQTDAWGRGCWGQIQGWGSLSHTLVETWQGEVWVPGIAPSDRQQAACSSSLVTAIDHAVVNVPTGELTQAVAWYTSQLGFQPRQRFAIDTSRSGLRSQVLAHPEGSAQLPINEPTTANSQVQEFLDYNRGGGIQHVALHTEDIVHTVEQLRSGGVSFLPVPQNYYEALEQRPGYQTQGDMPSEWLSQRKAAIARLQILVDWDPHLPQARLLQTFTQPFLSIPTVFFELIQRQVVRVNGDLAKAQGFGERNFQALFEAIEREQMKRGSLA, encoded by the coding sequence ATGGAGTTCAACCATCTGAGTTTTTACGTGGATGAGGTGGCCCCCTGGCGCGACTGGTTTGTCCATGCCTGGGGGGGTGTTTGGGTTGGGCCAGAGCTGAGCCCATCTCCAGGGCAACCGGCTCAAGACAAAGCCCTGGTCTATGTGGGGCAGGTGCCACTGCTGATTGTGGCTGTGCCCTCGACAGTAACCCAGTACCTGCAACACCACCCGCCGGGCATTGGCGATATTGCCCTCCGCGTGGCCGACCTCGAGCAAACTCTGCGTCGGGTGGCCGCCGCCGGGGGCAAGGTCATCCAGCCTATCCAAACCGATGCTTGGGGGCGAGGGTGCTGGGGACAAATTCAGGGCTGGGGCTCCCTCAGCCACACCCTGGTAGAGACTTGGCAGGGAGAGGTTTGGGTACCGGGCATTGCCCCCAGCGATCGCCAGCAGGCAGCTTGTTCCAGCAGCTTAGTGACGGCGATCGACCACGCCGTGGTCAACGTGCCCACAGGAGAACTGACCCAGGCGGTGGCTTGGTACACCAGTCAGCTCGGTTTTCAACCCCGGCAGCGATTTGCTATTGATACCTCTCGCTCAGGCCTGCGAAGCCAGGTGCTGGCCCATCCCGAAGGCAGCGCTCAGCTCCCCATTAATGAACCGACCACAGCCAACTCCCAGGTGCAGGAATTTCTCGACTACAACCGAGGCGGCGGTATTCAGCATGTGGCGCTCCACACCGAGGATATTGTCCATACGGTCGAGCAACTGCGCAGCGGCGGAGTGAGTTTTTTGCCGGTGCCCCAAAACTATTACGAAGCCCTTGAGCAACGCCCGGGGTACCAAACCCAGGGTGATATGCCGTCAGAGTGGCTCAGCCAGCGGAAAGCCGCCATTGCTCGACTACAAATTTTAGTGGATTGGGATCCTCATTTGCCCCAGGCTCGCCTGCTGCAAACTTTTACGCAGCCTTTTTTGAGCATTCCCACCGTCTTTTTTGAGCTGATTCAGCGGCAGGTAGTACGGGTCAACGGCG